TAAACTCCACATCAGCCAATAAACAATACAGAATGCCTAAATTAAGATTAATTAAGATGCTGATAACAAGGATGCTGTTAGTCATCAAGTTGGCCAAATGGAACCAATGAAAAATTTACGTATACCAAATGAGATTTATGAACAAGTGAACACCCAAGCATGCAATGTCATAAGACAATCAAGACTTAGATATCTACCCACGAAACTAAGAAAAAAGCCCTTATAATATGCTAGCATTTTGAATGATAATCAAGAAACTACAAGATTTTGCATCCCCAAATGAGGATCCTAGAGTTACCGTGAGAGGCCCAATAGAGAAACCAATaacaaaacaacaaaccaaCACTCACAAAGTCACAAGTCATAACAACAACTAACCCATACACTCCCCacagaaaaagaatggcacagAATCCAATAATTTGATCACAATCAGACTGCTAAAGCACTAAAATGAACCTGTCCATTGAAGAAGCAAGGAGAGTCTACAAATCAAACAAATCACAAAACTGCCTTCCACCTCACACGTATTAGACATACCGAAAAATCTAATATCATATTGCATGCATAGAAATATCCTAGAGTTATAATTACCCCtttaaatacctaaaaaaaactGCCAAgaaggaaacaaacaaaaaaaaaaaaactcgccTCCTATTCAAATCaagaaaaactaaactaattcAGAAATTCAGCATCACTTCAACCAGAGCTTTGCATCTCCAGCAGCTGTTCAAGGGAAACCAAAGACCACTTTTCTTCCATTTGTGCAAATACCTTTTGATTTAGAGAGTCAATTATAATGCTTATTTTACCAAAGCCATATATCTGATGACCATCTTGCATTCTCCCAGGTTTAGGCTTAAATAGAAACCCATTCTGCTGTGCATAATCTTCGATAACTTCTTTCAAGGTCATCTGGGTTGCACCATCCAGGCTCCCAGAAGCTCGAGCATGTGCTGCTACTTTCTTCTGAGCCTCAAACTTTCTTTGCTCAAGCACTCTGAGATAGCTAATGTTTTCCCTCAAACCAGGTTGGACTACTTCCGTGCCTTCAACTGCCTGGTTCATCATGTCAAGACCCAAGTTAAGTCGATACCTAACATGTTCATTCGCCAGAAGTTCTGGTGGGAGCAGCTCCTTCCAACCCAAATACCATTTGGTCACTTCTTCAAAGTTTGGGTTTGAGCACAACCAATGATACAAAACTTGTTGCCACTTGTCAAAGAACACATCCATTAAGTGGATCATATGATGAATGGGAATAGAAGTAGCCCAAGTCTGGATCCAGTAGAACTGGTCAAGCTTCTGGTTTGCTGGGTTCACTTGGAACTCATGCATGACAGCCAACAATTTCGGCAGAATAAATCGAACCATTAGTTGTTCCCAACTAGCTGGATCAAACACAGTCTTCCAAGGCGACAATATATAGTATGCAGACATATCACTAGGGTGCCAAGCATGAAGAACACCTTCCAACCTATTGCGTACAGTATGATAGAAGATCTCCAGTTTTTGTCCCAATAACGGTAGCCATGGATGCACCCACGCGTGGATTGGAATAGTTTCCCGACGTGGGTCCCAGGAATCCACAGCAGCTGATAGTTTAGGCATAACAATGTTATCCAATATAGTTTGAAGAACTGAAGAAGGCAGCAGCTTTTCCCAAGACTCCAAAAACCGGAGCATTGGTTCAGGATCTCTCACCTGCCAAGTGTTGGTGCCAGATATCCTCACAGCAGGGAAGACAACTTCCATAAACAACTGAGTATAAGGTGACGCTGCATCagaaaaatcaaagcaatcatCCTCTCCTTGCAACAGATTCTTCCACAAGGATATCACATTCAACCCATGTGATGGATTTTGAAGCGGATCCCATCCTTGAAACACTCTAATGAACAGAGGAAGGGCAAATGAGCATGCAATGCAAGACAAGTTACAGAGTTTATAATCATCAGCATACCGCCTCTGCATTTCCCTAAATGACTTTGCGAGGGAGTCAAGAGTCAAAGTTCCAAGCAAGTTCTCCTCCCCAATTTGGTCCAATGAGCTAACTATTTCCAGCATATTGTCCAGCTGTTTCTTCTGGTGAGTTGTCTCATACTGAagcttctccttctccttctgcaAAGTGACCAACGTCTCCCTCTCATTCCTCAAATCCTGATCAATTTTCTGTATGTCCAGCTCAGCTAAATCAACAACCAATCTCAAATTGTGCTGCAGCTCCGGCATAGGAATGTTGTTTTCCCTCGCTTTCTCCTCCGCATTCAAGTTCTCCAAGTTTGTCAAGACTCGAACCTGTGGCCCTCTCATGTCAAAAACTTTTTGAACAACCTCCAGCCCCTGCTCTTGCTTCCTGGCCAACAACTCCTCGGCGGTAACGTAATCCTTCTTCTTATGCTTCTTTGGCTGAGCTTGCTTCGACCACAGCTTCTCATAGGTACGACTTGCAGGCTGAGATACTCCAAGCAAAGATTTCTCCTTCTCTGGTAATTGCAACGCCGGCAAACTTGACTCTTTAAAATTATCGTAACCCATTCCCATTGATTTGGGCCGCAGCTTCGCCTCGATGGGAGCGACAATCCCCTGCTCGTTTTTCCCAAGCCCACCTCCTTTGTATCCCATCTTCTCAAGCAACTTCATCCCAATGCCTTTCGTGTGCTTTTCAAACGCACCTACATCTCCAGAATCCGTTTCCCGCCTCACAGATTGTGAGGAGTTGGCTAATTTTGacttctctctttccctctcgcGCCGCTGCTGCGCGCCTTCCTTGATCCTCCTGCCAAAAGCAGTGGGCAGGAAGTCTTTGTCGCTGTCATCAAAATGAATGTCAGCATTGTCGTCTGTTTCGCTCTTCtttaaagaagaagaggagCCCGAATGAAACCCTAGGCCGCCGGAAGAAGTTCCAAGGCCATTTTGATTTTCCACTGTATCCTCTTCCTTGGAATGGCGATCGATCTCTTGGTTAGGCATGACAGTGCCAGTAGAGACGAAATTGACGGGCTTGGTAAGGTCAGACTTCTTTGAGAGATGTTTCTTACGCTTCCTGGCAGATGAAGAATCATCCTCGGAATCATCACTGTCATCAGCGAAGACGCCAAAAAGGGCGTCGTCTTTGGTCTGGCGAGGCTTGTCCTTCCGCTTACGGTAGTAGAACTCCCCACCGATCCACTGACCGTCTTCGAAATCGTTCTCCATCCCAAACCGCTCTGACTCCTCATGATCCCCCATGTTTTTtcccctcctcttcctcctcccttTACCACCAGTTCTATTCTATACCAGCGCAAGCGCAAACAACAATTAAAGCGAAACGAcagaaaaccctagaaattcGTAAACAACTACTCCGACGACGCACCTGATTTCGTGGAAGCAACGAACCTCACACAAGGCTGCGTGCGGCAGAACAAACTACCAGAGGCGGAGGCGGCGGCGGCCTCAGGGAGCGTCGATCTTCCTGAAATTCGAACAACAATATAGGGTTTGTGATTGATGAGGAAAGGTGTACATCGGTTTGTGATTGATAAAGGGCAAAGGTGTGGAAAGAAATCGCGCTTCTTGGTAGTAATACGTTTTTATTAAGGCCTTTGAAAACAGAGATATATGGATGGGGTTTGTACATAGATGAGATTGGGTTTTGGACCGGTAAGGGAAACGacaagggattgataatgagtatatttgtgggaattgatattcacgctctaagatttactgcaggcgctctaCCTTTTTGTTCTTATACTGTGATGttgttgctggcaacatcacagtgtaaaaacaaaaaggtgaagcGCCTgtagtaaatcttggagcgcgaaaatcagtttccatatttgtttgaaatgagattagatgatgggatttgattgatagaagaaattggtaatgaaaaaGGATCGGTGATGAGAAGGTGTTGGGATTAGACTACGAATACAAGTCCCAAATTAATACTCTTATGAACCAAATTGTTCATCCCGTGAGACTACCAATCCGGACCaattttggaagagaaaaagtTCTTTCCGGATCAACCGGACAAGGGGGCTGTCTGGACAGCCCCCATGTGGGCCCCCTTCgagcatttttttgaaaaatccgaACCGTGCATCTTATAGGGCccgcaaaataatgtatctatgtaaaaatcagcttgtccgaacatcgataggtatgtcaaaagttgagtttatacACAAAAATGGACAACCGTGAtctgtcaattgtttttaaagttaaattgtTCGCGGTCGTCATTTTTCTGTGTAAAAACTCAACTTCTGACATACCTATCGGTGTCCGGACAAGTTGATTTTTCGTGTAGGTAAATTATTTTGCGGACACTACAAGATGCATAGTtcggatttttcaaaaaaaagcgCAAAAGGGGCCCACACGGGGGCTGTCCGGATAGCTCCCTTGTCTGGTTGATCCGGATAGAACTTATTCTcattttgaaaaccaaacaaagtattacaATATCATCACCCAATCTAACCTTCAATCcgtttatcaaacggggcctaagaccACTACGTGGTTTTACAAGCAAAACTCAGATCTGGTGTCGGTTATTCCTATTTATTTGTAACACCTATCGTGAATGGTGTGGAGCCTACATCATGTGAGTAGTGGCGGACCTATGTTAGGGCGTGCGGTCTTTCGACCCTGGTCCTCCTATCTCCCAttcttgtttttcaatttttttcattaaaaaaaaaaaaaaaaaaaccgtgatagttgaagtagcctaaagaaaaaaaatataattattgaCATACTTTCCCTAcattaggctagaatcattttaatgtattggaaaacaaaaactttatgACCTccctatttctctcatttttcgatcaaattttgatgatccgagccgctcaatgtgtacagaacgtgattttaaggatacccttcagaaatcggcaaaaaagatgaccgggaagggcttcatccgatcaatttttgtttaaaccattcgataaaaaaacaaacaaaaactgctctgatgaagccctttccggttattttttttgctaatttctcgcgggtatccttaaaatcacgttctgaacacattgagcggttcggatcatcgaaattcgatcagaaaagggAGGTACGCATTTTAtgaagttaaggtggtccttataGGATGTGGACTAATGATAAGTTTATGTCTCGACAAAAAATATGTCTACAAAACCGGCCCCCCGGAGTAAAAATCCTAGCTCTACCACTACATGTGAGAGGACGTTATAAATAACCGTTGCATTGAAAATGTGTGCATGCAAAAAAATACTGACCACGTGTGCATATGTGCATACATCATGCATGCGTAGGCACTTTCTTTGgcccaaaaagattgtccagTCCAggagaccaaaaaaagaaatgcattttcgtgtaaaaataattcaaacttcCTAGTATCTTGCAATAATTTTCTTTGATCCTTTTCTTTCAGTAATCAAAGTACTTGGGGTACACCTGAACCTGATTAGTTGTGTTCAGTAGATATAAACTGCAGTAAAAATGAATAATCACTCTTGCAAGGTAGGAGTACCATTCTCAGCATTGAGATCACTAGCACTTTTTGCTGATCAAAATGTAATTAAGAtacaaaactttattttttttgggtaagtaattAAGATACaaaaattatcaataatattggtATGAAACAAATGTTTCTGTACATGCTTCCACTCAAAACCCAGTGGTAGAAGTAGAACAAGAATTAATTCTAGTGAATCTCCCTCTCATATTCAAGGTGATTCAAATGGCGAATGAGATTGAATCTCTTTCATTCATATGCAAGGTGAAGAATGAACCAACAAAGTGCCAAAAGCCTCCTCATTTCACACAGCATTAGAATCATCTTTCACATTTGTTTCCTCTGTTGTATCCTCAGTGCTTTTGGGTTTTAAAGCAGATGAATTCTGCTTTGGAGTCTGGttagaggaagaagaagactcTTGTGACTCTTTCAAGTTCAGCGAAGTGTAAACAGACATCCCTAAAAGAGCTGTGACAGCACCACAAATGCTCACAAACCCCGGGTCCGAATCGAATAGCACGTAGCCCCCTAGAAGAATGACACAAGTTTTGAATTGCCCCAACACCACATGAGAAGTAGCAGAGGTTGCCCTGCACGAGTACATGCAAAACTCATTAGTAATAATCAgataagaaggaaaacaaacaCCTTTTTTCGGGTTTTATGACTTTGATCTAATGGTGAGCTGAAAATTTGGAAGTTAATGTAGGAATTAGTGTTGGAAACTTACCCAAGTGCTAAAGCTCCAGACCATTGCAAGAGAAAACCAAGAAGTGCTGATATTAGAACAGCAGACGAGTTACCGAGATTCCACACAAAGGAAAATCCCCCCGGGGGGTCCAGCCATGGCATTAGAGCTACTAAGAAAAAGATTGTCACAGGGGTAGTTTTCCACATCAACCTatactcagagagagagagaagatggttCTTCGTTAATCTTTTTGTAGTTGGTGCTTTTGATAACTCAGCAGGTGGCCCAAAGGACCGACTTATTTGAGAAATGCAGAGACGTGAATATATTACTTACGCAAGAGCTGTCCAATTGCCTTGTTGTTGGAGATTAGACCAGAGGATTTTGTTTATGGAACTTGGGATTATCCATGCGACTGCAACGCAGGCACCAAAGAGATTGAATTCTAAATCTGTCACCGTTGCCACTGCCACACCTACAGAGACCACAGCTAGAGCCAGAATCTGCAACAGCATTGTATAAAATTCTCCTTCATTGATAAACACTAGAAGGAAAAGATCTACATGCCATAAAAAGCCTTATGAGATCTTATAACACGATAAAATCGTCATTGAACACTCACCTTATTGAACGTAACGGTTTTCCTAAAGAGTACGAACTCTGCGAGAACAATGGTTGGAGTCACTGCAATTTTTGCCATTTGGTAGAACCCAACACTGCAAATGAGCTTAATTGTGAGGAAACTGGAGCCAAGACCAGATTGGAActcaaaagataaaaaaaaactgaaacaaaaGCTGTCAATTTGATAGTGGAATTCGAACCTGTTATGCTTTAGACTGGTATTGGCAAGGCCAGAGGCAAAGGCCATGACAACACccaaagagaaaagagaagaaaaaggtgTGGTTTTTGAAGGAGGAGAGGCTGGAAGCAATGAGAATGCCTTGAAAATGGCAAGCAGGACCCAAGCTGAGGAGTAGTGGATCAATGTGAGATAGATTGGGAAGTTAAATCCAACTTTACCCATAACCTGAAAAAACAGAAGTACAAATATATGGAACTGGTTTTAGATTGATTCACCAAATCTTTAATGGAGATACCTAAAGTCTAATGCATTGACTACAAAAACATGCACAAAATCCAACAGAGATAAGAGAGTAAAAAGCCTCAAGTCTAGTGCATCAACTACGGAAACATACACGAAACCCAACAGATTCTAATGCATTGACTTCAAAAGCATACAGAAAACCCAACAGCGATAAGAGAGGAATGCGCAAAGTTTTGAAAGCATGATTACTATGCACGATGCTCTTGTGTTTTACGTGCctcttggccgcgaagaattactcatggacACAAATAACTACTCTTGGCCGTAACGAATTACTATTGGCCACAAAGTTTTGAAAGCGTGATTACTAGCACGATGCTCTTGTGTTTTACATGTCTCTTGGCCGCGCAAAATCACTCTTGGCCGCTTATAATTACTATTGACCGCTAttaattgctcttggccgcaacTTTTGTAATGTGTGATTACAAAAgttgcggccaagagcaattaatagcgtccaagagtaattatgtgcggccaagagtaatgaTTGGCGGCCAAGACATATGTAAAACACAAGAGCAAAGCCTCTAGTCTAATGCATTGACTAAAGAAATATATTACAAATTCCAACATAGATAACAGAGGAAAAGAAGGATTACAGACTAATTTGTTTGCCATAATAATGCCAACagcaacaagaaaattgaaggTCATTGCCACAACAGGACCACAAAGGCGCTGTTGTTGACGCTTAGCGCCTTCTGAAGTTCGAAGCTCACTATACAGAACACCTCGGAGTTCTTCCAATGCTCTACCTGATATCAATAATTGATCACTTGTGAAAATCCACGCTGAATTAGACATGCAAACAAGAAGAGcttaataatcaaatttgacaaACTTTCCAATGAAGAACAAGATGTAGATGATTTGTGTATCTCTATCTTCAAACTGAACTATTCACTATGCATTCTGAAGACATAAAATTCAATGAGCGATCAAATGAGAAGCAAAgaaactgaaataaaaaaactgaTACTGCACAAAATTGGATCATGAATGTGAATCAGAAAGATAGAATCTGACTAAAAAGGTACCAAATTGacccaaagaaagaaaaggcacTGATGTTGAGCATTAAAGATGCACAACAAGGCCctcaaaaaactgaaaaaagatGCATAACTACGAACTAACAAACACTTGTTCACACCGGCAAGCAACTCAACTAATGGAAACAAACCGAGTACAAGTTTGATATCTTTAGACTTTAACAGCCTAGCCAATATGTAAATATGCTTATAACCAACCGATCATGAGCGACTTGATTTGTATATACAGGGAAGGATTATTGAGCCGTGTGTTCGGTTGTTCTAGCTTGGTTTCAAAACTTAACAAGGTTTCGGTTATATAATTGTCATCTTGAATGAGCTTTTAATAAGCCAAACACGAGTCGACCTCAAATAGCTTGATTTATTTTTGCAGTGATACAAGCCCATTGAGATGAGCAGATATTCGAATTATCAAATGGATATAGACAACACCTACGTTAATAACCCACAGAGCTAGAACTGTTTATAAATATTAAATGTCAGAACTCAGATAATCCAACTCGAATTCCTGGTATGCCGACGAAATTGCCAAAAACATCTCAATCGGGCAGAGTATAGCAGACCCATGAACAACAATATATCAGGAACACCAAATGCAGAATTGCCCAAGGCATTCATTTGCATGCATACAAATGTATAAAGCTGGAGATGAATGTACACATGTATATACACAAATAGGTATatgatccagagagagagagagagagagagagagagagagagagagagagagaggaaacctGCGTCGCCTGCATCACTATCTTTTCGTTTGATGAATCTCCTGACATCTTTTCCCCTCAGAAAACTGAGCAATCCCATTTCCACCCTCTAATTCTTTCAAGAAGATATCAATCTAAAATACCCACATTCCATAAGAAATTGCTAGGGATTATTttcaggaaaagaaaataatggtGACATTTGGGAAAGAGAAGGGGGACACGGAAGGAGGGTAGATGTTGGTACAATGTTACAACAGTTTGGTGGGGAAGAGTTCTGTTACCaatagagtttgaaatgaaatgaataaAACTAAGCATCGGATGATCATCTTGCAACTCAAGGAATGCTTTCTATCAGTTTAACGCAATCGTGAGATGACACGTGGTGCCAGATTTTCCCAGTTTGTTACAAGTCTGAGGCTTAAGAAATTTTTGGTGCGGGGCGGATACCACATACACTGTACCCCGTCAGCAATTCCAGCCGTTCAAAAGTGGTTTGGACAGTCCGAATTttagagggagagaaagaggggagagagtggtcggggaggggagagagagtggtcggaTCTGGGCCGCCCAAAATACCTTTGAACAGCTGGGATGAGTGCTGGGGTACTGCCATGGGGTACATgcttggcacccaaaaatttcttccCTTTGTTTGGTTGTCTGCTAGATgaattgttctttttcttttgtaccGAAGAGACCAACACAATTTGCATTTTTTGGCATTCAACTTTGGACACAATTGTGTCCGGAGCTGATTGATGCATGTGGACCTATGTGCATCGAACAGGTCCGGATGCAATTGTGTTAGAAATTGTGATCTACAACTGTGTTCGTAGTATTGCTCTTCCTAAAAGTGTAGATGAGAAAATGGTctaaaacaatttaaaaaaggAGCGAATCTTTTTAGCTTTTCCCGtcacatattaaaaaaaaaaaaaacccaaagagagATCTAAAAAAGCTTTTaagcaaaattttaaaataaataaaaactaaaaagctaTGGAGTAACTTTTTTGAGACATGTCAAACGAAGTCTAAGATcatgttcggtttggattttgaaagagGTTTTtatgagtaatgagtgaagagagatagaaaaaatttattgggaaTTATGCGCAGAAATTTTGAGTTCCCCGAATGAACAAGAAGCATTCCTTGAATACGACATTGTCCCGTTGAAATGGCAGTGAGGACGATCTTATGAAATATCTATAAACCCTTATTTAGGGATAATTTTAAAATAGCACCTGACATTTTACACAAATCACGTATAGGTAGTTGACCTTttaatattatcaaaaaaacacctgacctATTTAAAAACTCATTAATTTTTCACCCGCCGTTAACTTTCCATCAAAAATAAATGGAAATGCTAAAATAGCCTAAACCTGGCCATTTGGAGGGACACCAATAtacattttggagaaaaaacaCATTACTCTACTGATTTCTCCCGCCAAAACCCACTTGTAGGGCCATGGAGTTCCAATGGTTTGTTACGAGAGTAATGCTTATAAGACTTTATCTTGATTATTGTAACTGTTTGTACTTTAAACTGGTTATTGCACATTTTGGGGATCAAATTTGTGTGCCATTTTTTTCCGCAGAGCTTGAGATGATGTGAGGCAAATGAATGAGAAGTTCGGAGATGTTTGGGGATTTTGGGACATCCCCATTCCGTTCgtttttggatggaaagttaacGGCACGTgaaaaattgatgagtttttaaataggtcaggtgtttttttgataattttaaaaagtcGGATGTCTATGCGTAATTTGTGTGAAAGGTCgggtgctattttgaaattttcccccgtatttatttgaaaattaaattaggtttaattaaaaaaatctttAGTCTTTTTCTGCATAGATTTACTTCAAAAGTTTTATATTACCACAATGTGTCAATGTGGCATAACCTtatcttagtcacataattctttcGATAGGGCCGTCTGTTCACTCTCAAGTCAGCGCTTCCGCTCACACGCACAtgcattagagcatctccaacaaaacttcaaaacttcAGACTCACattcttcaaattttcaaaatgaaaaattgcacCTCACCAACCATGCTTCGATGAATTCCATTCtgcaaaattaaaaatcatGTTTGATTCTCTATACAGGGAGAACCaaataagaaatgaaaaaaaaaccctttaaaCTAACAAAACTAATAGCAAGTGTCTTTCTTTGGTCACATGTTCGAATCCCACAAGATCAAACATTTCTAAATTTCAGACCACTAAAGGAATTGTCTGGTCATTAATTTTATGGCCTTGAAATTAGTCGGTGTGCGCTCAAGCTGGCCAAGTATCCGGTTGTCTAACAATAATGCACGCAGTTGTGGCTGGTTATGAtaaatttttgtgtattttctttttatccgtATTTTTATGTATGTAGCATTATTGTTCTTATATCTAAAGTAACAGTATCTTGAAAATGAAGCACAGTCCAGAGTGACTTAGGGCATCCACATCTGACATCTCCTTCGCTATTCTTCTTCCACAGCTATAGTAGCAAGCAAATTACTCAAAACTTTGCTGCACCAGTCTCGTGAGCCACCTCACTGCTTTACAGAATTTTAGTTTTGCTACAGTTCCTTGTTATAAAGAATAGAGGAACTATTGACAAGCTacttaatattttattattttatttgtggtCTCCttacgtttttttttctttcattaatcTGTTATTGTAATCCTGTAGaacaaaaatttgattatgagagctttaaagacaaaaattaattataactctttaggataaaatgatcaaaaaaataagatcttcacactgatttaaacaaattgaaaattagagcacttaattttttatccttattttttatataaacaATAATTCCTCCGTAGCTGAGGAATTCCGTCACAGCCGGCGAACACGATCCGTCCTTGGAATTCCGTGTGTTTGTTTGGGTgagtttgaatattttaatgGAGAAGAGAACGAAAGTAAATAGTCTAATAcagtagatattttaaaaataaatagctaaagtaataaagtaattttttaaaatgtaaattaatctaaaatttaaaaagtttggtgcggatgctcttagaggcCTAACTTACGATGTTTCGTTGGCTTTATCGGATAAATCAATGAGAAGGGAAAAGAGATTGCGGGAG
The sequence above is drawn from the Rhododendron vialii isolate Sample 1 chromosome 6a, ASM3025357v1 genome and encodes:
- the LOC131329677 gene encoding septin and tuftelin-interacting protein 1 homolog 1, whose product is MGDHEESERFGMENDFEDGQWIGGEFYYRKRKDKPRQTKDDALFGVFADDSDDSEDDSSSARKRKKHLSKKSDLTKPVNFVSTGTVMPNQEIDRHSKEEDTVENQNGLGTSSGGLGFHSGSSSSLKKSETDDNADIHFDDSDKDFLPTAFGRRIKEGAQQRREREREKSKLANSSQSVRRETDSGDVGAFEKHTKGIGMKLLEKMGYKGGGLGKNEQGIVAPIEAKLRPKSMGMGYDNFKESSLPALQLPEKEKSLLGVSQPASRTYEKLWSKQAQPKKHKKKDYVTAEELLARKQEQGLEVVQKVFDMRGPQVRVLTNLENLNAEEKARENNIPMPELQHNLRLVVDLAELDIQKIDQDLRNERETLVTLQKEKEKLQYETTHQKKQLDNMLEIVSSLDQIGEENLLGTLTLDSLAKSFREMQRRYADDYKLCNLSCIACSFALPLFIRVFQGWDPLQNPSHGLNVISLWKNLLQGEDDCFDFSDAASPYTQLFMEVVFPAVRISGTNTWQVRDPEPMLRFLESWEKLLPSSVLQTILDNIVMPKLSAAVDSWDPRRETIPIHAWVHPWLPLLGQKLEIFYHTVRNRLEGVLHAWHPSDMSAYYILSPWKTVFDPASWEQLMVRFILPKLLAVMHEFQVNPANQKLDQFYWIQTWATSIPIHHMIHLMDVFFDKWQQVLYHWLCSNPNFEEVTKWYLGWKELLPPELLANEHVRYRLNLGLDMMNQAVEGTEVVQPGLRENISYLRVLEQRKFEAQKKVAAHARASGSLDGATQMTLKEVIEDYAQQNGFLFKPKPGRMQDGHQIYGFGKISIIIDSLNQKVFAQMEEKWSLVSLEQLLEMQSSG
- the LOC131329729 gene encoding nucleotide-sugar uncharacterized transporter 2 isoform X1 gives rise to the protein MGLLSFLRGKDVRRFIKRKDSDAGDAGRALEELRGVLYSELRTSEGAKRQQQRLCGPVVAMTFNFLVAVGIIMANKLVMGKVGFNFPIYLTLIHYSSAWVLLAIFKAFSLLPASPPSKTTPFSSLFSLGVVMAFASGLANTSLKHNSVGFYQMAKIAVTPTIVLAEFVLFRKTVTFNKILALAVVSVGVAVATVTDLEFNLFGACVAVAWIIPSSINKILWSNLQQQGNWTALALMWKTTPVTIFFLVALMPWLDPPGGFSFVWNLGNSSAVLISALLGFLLQWSGALALGATSATSHVVLGQFKTCVILLGGYVLFDSDPGFVSICGAVTALLGMSVYTSLNLKESQESSSSSNQTPKQNSSALKPKSTEDTTEETNVKDDSNAV
- the LOC131329729 gene encoding nucleotide-sugar uncharacterized transporter 2 isoform X2, which gives rise to MSGDSSNEKIVMQATQVMGKVGFNFPIYLTLIHYSSAWVLLAIFKAFSLLPASPPSKTTPFSSLFSLGVVMAFASGLANTSLKHNSVGFYQMAKIAVTPTIVLAEFVLFRKTVTFNKILALAVVSVGVAVATVTDLEFNLFGACVAVAWIIPSSINKILWSNLQQQGNWTALALMWKTTPVTIFFLVALMPWLDPPGGFSFVWNLGNSSAVLISALLGFLLQWSGALALGATSATSHVVLGQFKTCVILLGGYVLFDSDPGFVSICGAVTALLGMSVYTSLNLKESQESSSSSNQTPKQNSSALKPKSTEDTTEETNVKDDSNAV
- the LOC131329729 gene encoding nucleotide-sugar uncharacterized transporter 2 isoform X3, which produces MGKVGFNFPIYLTLIHYSSAWVLLAIFKAFSLLPASPPSKTTPFSSLFSLGVVMAFASGLANTSLKHNSVGFYQMAKIAVTPTIVLAEFVLFRKTVTFNKILALAVVSVGVAVATVTDLEFNLFGACVAVAWIIPSSINKILWSNLQQQGNWTALALMWKTTPVTIFFLVALMPWLDPPGGFSFVWNLGNSSAVLISALLGFLLQWSGALALGATSATSHVVLGQFKTCVILLGGYVLFDSDPGFVSICGAVTALLGMSVYTSLNLKESQESSSSSNQTPKQNSSALKPKSTEDTTEETNVKDDSNAV